In the genome of Xiphias gladius isolate SHS-SW01 ecotype Sanya breed wild chromosome 18, ASM1685928v1, whole genome shotgun sequence, the window ctaaacCACGAAGCAGGATAACCAGTAAATAATCCCGGACATTCAGAAACACTCGGAAAATAGGTTTAGAAACTTCTCTgaaaattccacaaaaaaaaaaaaaaaaaagtgctccGGCTGAAAAGGGACAATCCTCAAGGCGGAATGATGGTTGTGTGTTATGGTGCAGAGCAGTTCAGCCATAGATGCCACATGGTTATGACTTCAGCATCATTCTCTCAGTTACACGCTCTCATTTAGCGACGATTGTCTCGCGCCTGAACCGATTATTGCTGTGCAAACTATAGCTGAGGTAATCGTCCGTATGCTCTCTAAAGGTGCTCTGGAGTCTTTGACCTGCGCTAGTCCCCGTTTCGTTTGTCTCGGGGGAGTGAGCTGCTCCACGTCCCTGCCAACTGTTTCACACTGCTCCGCTGATCGACAGGTGGCGGCCATGCTCCGCCGTATGCGGCCATGTGCCgacaaaggcagtgaagaagcAGACCCCTAACAGGTAAACATGAAAGTGAACAATGCAGCATTTAAAAtttagacaaacaaacaaacaaaagaaacagcttTAGGAGGAAGGAGCTGCATTCTACACGTTCGTTTGACCTAAAGGACTCACACAACGggttttggtgagtaacacgtaatgtaaacacaaaagaaacacaaaaaaaaatccacagggcacctttaaaaAGGACAAGGGTCTTCAAACAGCAGTCAGGCGCCCGTAGGAACTTTGGAACGGGCTTTCCGTGACCGCTCCTCccgtccctccctctctgaTGCACCTCCAGTGTCAACTCGAGATCGTACTTtgtgaggactgtggatttcgtcccccatcacttacactgaaaGCACATCACACAGACCTTATAGTGGTTGTTAAGAACAGGAAGACTGACGACAGCAGGCAAAACCTGTTCCAAACACCCGACTGCTCGTGAAGCTTTTGCAGTGGAGACGACTTTTGCTAAACGTTTGTCCCTTTAAAGCAGCTGATAACTGAGTCTGTCTTCAAGCCGCTCCGCGCCGCCCTCACTACCAGCCGTCTGCGCCAACATCAGAGACGCGTAGGAGAGGACACCGGCAGCCGAAGCCCACCAATCACAGCTGGCGATCTCCAACGCGGGATCTCTGCAGCCGCCGTAGCGTCGGCGCGCGGCTACGCCGGCGCACGAGTATCAACCCAGCTTCAGAGGGACTGTGGGAGAGGAGTGGAAGGAGCTCACGGTGTCTCTGTTGCTGTGTAGGATGCTtcggttttttttctttaggtgTTGTCATTGGTTGATACTGTAAAATATCAGTCAACGTTTAGCGGGCAAATTGTTTTACCTCTTAATATTTCTGCCATCCTCATGGTCACACGGCGAAAATGATTTTACGCCGGTGTCTGTCCCACCGACGTCTCTGCCGAAGGCGTCTTCCCTTTATCAATGTTTGTGGCTCATCACAACTAAGAGCAACCGTCAGAGGTAGCGCTATGCGTGAATACGGGGCCAGGATTaggattattattttgtttaggATTATCGTGAGGTCGGAGCCGCAGCTCTCACTGATCACTGAACCGGTTCAAGGCTTTAAAAGTGTGACTGAATAGATGAATGATGCGTAGTACAAGGCGGCATTACAGCCACTGTTAGgagagatgaataaataataatatttgagaataaagttgaaatattttgagaaaaaaaaggttgtaattTGGAGAAAGACTCTAAATATTACTAGAAGCAGTCGTAATATTTTCAGACCAGAGCTGTTCTCTCCTTTACTGTTATACTCTGACGTTTTTGTGATATTCCAACTATCTTGAAATATTACAACTTGTCTCTTATTATATTCACTTGTTATATCATGACCTCCTCTTACAATATTATGACTTGAttctttttcattcctcttCTTATGTCATGGCCTTTGCTCGTAACAGTGCGACTAAATTCTCAAAACATTATAGCTATTTGAAATATCTCGGCCTTTCTCTagtaaaattatgatttttctttttctgaatatGACCTTATTTCTTGAAATATTACTAAAAAAATTTGTATTCTGTAATATTATGACTTTTTGTAATGTTGACGTTCCCTTGAAACATATCATCTTTATCTTTGCATCGTACGTTTATTCTGACCACtaagttgcatttttttccttttgttcatACTTTTCAGATTTTCCCTACGTTTTCCTCCAAACTTCCATTTTGTCGTAACGATTTAAGTCTACTTCACTTtcctctgaaatattttttaaaaccatgacTTTACTACTTTTTTCTCGCGCCGTGTCATGATGTTTTTTCTCAAACGTCGGGGCACAGTGGCCCCAACGCTGCGGTGTGCGTACGCTGCTCTAGGCCTCCGCCTCGCTCTCCTGCAGGTTGTGTTTTACCAGGAACTCTTTGACGGTCGGCTGATTGTCCAGCCCCGccccctgctcctccagctgctgcagaagCTCCTCCCAGTGCCGTTTGTCTTTTCCCGTCTGCCATGACAACCGGACCGCCGCCCGTAACAACGGCAACAGGAGGGGGTGGGGCCTGTTGATACGTGGGCGTGTCGCATCAGTCTGCGGGAGGGGGTTCTCGCTCAGCGGGTGGGGCTTGTCCTCAAGCGGGAGGGGCTCGTCCTCTGTGGTAGTTTGAGTCTCGGCGGGGGTCAGGACACGGAGGGCGAGGTCGCAGTGATCCCGGGCCTCCTCCAGCTGGTCCACTTCTTGGAAACAGCATGACAGCCCCACCAGAGTGAAGAACCAATGGAACGAGGCCGGGGGCGGGGCCTGAGCCTGATTGTCGTAGTAGCCGGCCCAGCCCAGTTTATCTTGCAGTCTTTTGGCGTTGAGCAGCGGACCCAAGGCCTCCTGGTAACGTCCCACCCTCaatgagacaaaacaaactcaGCTCTGAAACACTCAGGAGGCCAACACTAGAGCTAGAACTCCGCTTTAAACTAGACTAAACTACAACCAGCTCATTTATTTATCAAGAACATCAcggagaaggaggaaaaaaaaaaaaaaaggagaaaggacacggggagagaaagaacaaacaGACCAAAGCTGTTGTAAGCGATTTCCAGCAAATCTGTGGCTGAAATTAAAAGTCAAAGGGTCAACTATTACTTGTTTTAATCTAAAtacaagatttttattttttatattactgactttccttttcttttcaaatgaaagTCAGTATTTCATGATAACCAGCTGTTGCATCAACTGTTTCAGCTGCGCTCACTCACTGGCTCAGGAGGCGTTCAGGCGCTCTGCGCGACGCAGGGCCATCACTTCCACCCGTATCATTTCCTCTTTACCTCTCTGAACAGCGACGGGCATCTGTAGGATCCGACTGATATCACCTGTCTTTTCCAATGCTGCCTATTTGGCCAGTATATTATTGATACTGCCTACTGCTTCCCTCGGGTTACCGGgcaagaaaaattaagaaaagaaagaacagactCTGAAGGGATTCACGGCTGGACCGGAACCGTAGGTAGAGGGAGGAGGGTTTAGTCGGTCTCGTCCTCAGAGTCTACAACAGTTTGACAAATCTTTAACATACTGCGTGCGGCTAATTATGCCAAACTAAGACATGCAGTACAGTTCACTTTCATGTGTAGCTCATCCAAAACATACTGGCCGTGGATGAAGATGGGACCCAGAGCTGACTGATCAGCAGCTCTAGACgattatatcatatattattcTATCACCTCCCTTGACGATGGGTTAAGTGGCCCCTGTGCCAAAAAGCGCCGTCGTCATCAACTTCAGTAGAGTGTAACCACATTTAAGTGTGTTTCGTGCTCTCTGAGGTCAGCGGTGCAAACACGGACCTCGAGACAGcgaaaggagaggagagaaaaaaagagagcaagacaAGACTGTATGCACGACCAGGGATGACACCACAACCGCAGCTTCGCGTTAAAGTCTCACTGGTTTCCTCAGTACTTAAGGAGGATACTCCGAGTTTCTATTGATTCAAAACCCGTCCCCATCAGAACCAGGCTCTGGGGGACATCCCTTTTCTACGTACGTATCGGTGACAGGCTCCGAGCAACAGTCCGTTTTGTGATGCTCAGCAGACCTGAAACATGTCGGTCGGGTGCTAAATTTGAGTAGCCAGGTGTCCTTACACAGAACCGGGACTACAGCAAAGTGCGGCCCCCACACCAGGGAAAAATACATCCTGCGGTCTTGTGACACCCACTGGAATTCATAGAAACCTGAACGTGTTCAATTTATAATGTTAGCAACTGTTTAGGAATGTGTCAGAGGCAATATagatattcaaatttaaaatgaacataattTTAAGTTCAGGTAAACTCATCAACAGTACGATGTTTAGATGAGTTTATGAGTTTAAGATAATGGTTGTCAGTGTATTAGTTACCTGATGAGCAGCTGGCCAGTCTGCAGGTCGGTCAGGTAGAAGAACTGCCGGACACACAGCGCCCCCCGCAGGGTGGACAGCGAACACAGGTGAGACAGGTACTGTTCAAAGGCCCGGCTCCGCTTGGCGATCGTCTCCGCCGTGAAGTTCCTACGCAGCTTCTTTCCTGCGGCGATTACAACAGGCGGTGGGGGTTCAGTGTTTTAGCAgtaaacaggaaacagacagGACAGCGAAACCCCTTCAGGCCGCCGCCCCCCCCCGATCCACCGTCTGTCTAACCACCAAGCTCCCCATCACCAGCCTGCATCTCAGAGCGTCAAGGGCCAGAGCAACAGCGTCCGTGGATTCACGTTAAGACAGATGACGTAGCTTCTACTCACGTGGGAAACAGACACGCTCCATCTGGTCTCCGTGGTTACGGCGCAGCGTGGCGTGAAGGCGCTGGAAATCAGAGTATCGGCGGGTGATTATGGCGGGAGTCTTGTCGCTGCCGCCGGACTGGATCACATGGATGGTGTacagctggagagagacagTAAGCTTTCAACTCGTACGCAGGAAATGGGGGTTTGTGATCTTTTCAAAGTCTCCCTCATGTAGAATCTATTTCGGCGGCCCAAAATGTCTGCCTGGACATGAAGCTGAAAGTGCAGACGGACAGAAGTCTGCTGAGGTGGTGCAGTCATGGTCTACTGTAAAGACCACCTCCTTAGTCAGTCCACAACGGCCCTGTTttgtagattattttttaattttcccagCAACAAAACCTCTTATTTCTCACTGATTCTTAATTTCCTTAGAACAGGGTGACAACCTCCATGTACAGTGCAGTACGGAAATCTGAGCCACTTCAGATGTTCAGATTCCTCTGCATCATCGGTCCCATCGGGAGACGTCTGATCAGTCCCGGATTCCTCCGGCAGCTGGACAACgagtccaaacacacagacggAGAGACCAGAAGAGCAAGGaatcctgcagcagatggtctggcccctACAGaaccctgatctcaacatcatggagtcagtctgggaccacatgaGACAGAAGACACCGAGTCTGACTGAATCCACAGGAGAACAttggcaggttctccaagatgctggaacaacctTCCTGCCAAGAACCTTGAAAAACTGCGTCCAGGTgcaccgaggagaactggtgctggttttaaggcaaaggggggtcacagcaaatactggtctgatttaggttttttttttttctctttactgcactttgtttgataaattgattaattaattgatcaataaaaactattcatgtgATTATTATGAAAACATCCTAACTTCAAGTTTAGAGCCTTGATAATTACATCATCAAACAGAGGCCAACGCCCACAATACAACACCTCCCGCCAGAAGTCACATGACTCACAGTCAGACACAGGaaacactgatgaaacaaaatctGTGCCTCATTTTCATTGACGGGTTTGTCTTAAAATGGCTGCTCTATGAGGAGCCCCGACCCTTTGATTCTGAAGGACCGACACCAAACCTGACATTTCCCGCTAATGTTTGTGATCCTCTGCTGTCAAACCCTTGTGCAGCTGCTGGAAATACCGGGAAGGAAGGTCACATGAGGCCAGCTATCAGCAGCGCAGACAGGAGAAGCTACGGCGACGAGAAACCTGCTGCGTTAACGCGGAAAAGTACACAACTATCGTCTGCTTTGATAGAGTTCAAGGGCTTTAGTGTATAGAACCAGTAGCTACACGACCTGCGTCTGAAGCACGGGACTCCACTCTGTGACATTTTGTCAGCCTGACCTCCAGCTAACCCCGCCACTGGGCGTGTGAACTCACCACATATTTCGAGGAGCCGTCCTGCACCACGCTAGCGTCAGTAACCTCAAACAACAGATTGTCCGTCAGCCGTCTCCTGGAGGGGGCGGGACTTCCTCCTCCGAGTCCACGCAGGTTCCTCCAGCTCTCCTGAAGCTGCCGGGTCAgcggggaggagggggaggggccTACCGGAGATACGCCGACAGGACTGGTATCTAGGAAAGACAGGTGAAGAGACGGGTCGGTTGACTGGGTGAATTTCCTCACCCTCACCCCCTCTTAGATCAGGTTGGAGATTATATGATTACATGTACTTCCCGACATCGGGGCTGTTTTTAGGAACACGGCCGAGGCTAGACTGTCACCTAGGGTGTCACCAGCTGGAGCGGCAccaaagaaagggaggaaataCTTTGTGCCCGATCTTCTTTCTAAGGTGGACTGAGCACAAAACGACTGAAGAGAAAACTGATCAAAGATGAATGTTGGGTCATAAAACAGGGTGAGGCCATGTCAGGCCGTCTGTAAGTGAAGGTCGGATCCTGATAGTAACTGTACCTCAGTTGTACCACATGACTCATACCAGGGACATTTGCATGTATGTAAAACTACTTCTTGACAGGCCGAGTCGTCAATATATGAAACAGACCAGATGTTCAATGACGTTGAATAAAGctaaattaaacaaacacacgaTTCGATTCTTTTATTGATTAGAAATGATGCTGAATCTTCTCCACAGTGCCAGAGGATCACGGGCCTTTGGCCCCGAAACTGCTGGATTCAATAACAGGCAGAATTGGACTCGGGGTTGTTCAAATCCACACAAAACTCCAGCCAATTTTTACAAcatcattttcaattaaaagacATTATGGCATGAGACAATAACTGCGTATTTGTGCCAAACGAGCAGAATACCACCTCACCCGTGCTGCTGAGCCCCTCCTCCATCGACTCTCCCAGGAAGTCAGAGTCACTGTCCAGCCCCGACCCTTCGCCCTCGGCTCCGTCctccattcctcctcctccgccgtCGAAGCACAGCGTCCCTCCGAGCCGATCGgtcacacactcctcctcctccgccagCTCCGCCTCCCAGCGGTCCTCGTTaaactcctcctcttcctgtccgCCCCCTGCTTCCTGCTCGGTTCCCGCCCCCTGACCATCTTTAAACAGCGAGCGTTTCAGGCGGTCCAGCAGCCGTGACGCCATGACGCTGCCTGGCCTCTCCCGGGCGGAAggaaggctgaaaaaaacaaccgAGAGCAGAGAGCCAACGTTTCTACAAACTGTTTCTCGCTTAAAATCAACATTCATAAGGTCATTAATCGTCTCACAGCTGCTCGGTTTGGTTTAAAACTCTAGTTTCACAGCCTGGTTCTGGCAGAAAGACCAGGAACGTATGTGCCAAGCCGACAGTAACAAAACTGGGCAGGTGAAGCGAATCAACAGTAATGATCTGTGTGGGCCGTCCCTCCACCAGCCATGACAGCCACGGATATCTCAAACCTCATCACGGTTTAACAGAAACCTTATCTGTAAAATTTCAGTTCAGCCCTGAGATCCATCAGCCGCGAGACAGACTAATATTTTCCTCCAGCCGCTGCCAGAAACCTGAGGTGACACTCTCGACGGAAAAATAATccacaacaatttaaaaactaaaaaaaaatgaatcgaTGTATCGTGAGTcattattttaaagcaaaaatgccaaatgtttgctggttccagcttcatgGATGTGAATAtgttctggttttctttgtctcttctatgatattaaacattttagaaacaaaaccATGTATGAGTTAGTCCAAGATCCTAGAAAGAAGGAAAGGTCTCTCCTATGCTTTAGAGCTAATATTTTGAAATCATAACTCTGTGAAAGCTGCAGTGGGAACCATTTGAACCAATACATTAGGAACTGTTCtgataataaatgaattattcaagtcatttttcaagcaaaattgaCAAACATTACCAAGtgccagcttctcaaatgtgattatTTATGCCCCTTTTTGTCCTATACGATCATAATTGAATATTTATCTCTTTGGGCCTAGAGCCCGGCTGATATATCGGCCAatcacagatatatcagtatcAGCGTATGTGTTGTCCAACATGCACCGATATAGAAAAAGATGCTTGGGGGTAATTTGGAGATGGAGGAAATACATACgttcaagtgaatgggaaagtgtcTCAGACCACTGGACCCCGCTGCAAATACATGAATCTTAAACAATGAGAAAAACTGTGCCGAATTTAGCTAGTTGCTAATTTCCAAGAAGAAACGGAACAGaaaccacaaaacacaaagcaaaaccTGATGGACCAACAACCTACAGACCTTTTtactccaaaacaaacaaacaaaaaaatccagtatcggCAGGGACCGTTTTGGACTGtcggtcggacaaaacaagcaatttccGTGTCAGCTGTGGTACCGGCAAATTTCTGTCTTTATGGACACACGAGTAAGAAAATGATCTGCAGACTAACTGAGAGCAAAAGGATTATTAGCGACCGCTGTAGCATAGGGACCGTTATAGACCGTGTGTTTTATCCAAAGTCTCTCCAGAAAACAAGGAGAAGACGGGGCCACGTTCCCAACACACACCTGCGTAGCCACAACACACACCTGCGGAGCCACAACGGTTACCACCCGGTAAGTGCCATGAAGCCAGAGGCCAAAGTGTTGAGAGCCTAAGATCGACACCTGCACTTCCAGACTCCGggtcactgaaacaccagtcGGCCACGTTTGAGCTACATCCCAAACAAACCAGCCGGAGACGGCAGCAGGCGGAGTTGGCTCCGGTCACGGAGCCGGCGGCCTCTCTGAATGGAAATTATGTCACACATTCATAATGCAGAGGCTTCGGCCTGCGGAGCTTCGTTAGGTTCCCTCAGCCCGAGGTTCGGTGCTTCCGCCGCACCGTGTGTCTCGGTTTGGGGACGGTCAACATCTGGACGGCGGCGGCAGAGATCTGAGACGCAACCGAAAAAAATGTGCAACCGCTGGAGGGGAAAGTCTGCTGTGGAATTGGCTGATGTGCTTGTGACTtgttaacaaaacacacacgaaataaaaaaaatggaattatGAAAATCCAAAACAATAAGAAAGACACACTGTCCACGTGGCGTGTTATCGTCGTGTCAACTACTACATGCTCACAGTTGCTCAATCAATCTCTTAGTGACACATGAAGATGGTTTACGGGGACAACATCTGCACCGTAGTTCACTAAGAAACAAAAATGGGTCGACTTATTGTGGATATTTTGATAAGATGATATTGATGTGTGCCTGGACTGGTTCGTGGGTTGGCTCTCcgatcatcatcattattattattagttttttctttttctttttattgttgtcGTCCTGTTGGTTTGTTGTCAGCATTTTTTTGGGGGTACAGGTAAACATTTAGCCTTTTTGATCCTTTGCATCAACTATGGGCTTTCTAActaataaattaacatttaattagaCTGGTGAAAGCTAATGCTTATTTCAGtaccttttttcccccaatagATTATTAATTAATACGTACAgctgtactgtacataataatatgtacagtacagctCCTTTCATACACAAGATGCAGTGcattcaaatacatttaaacacacataaagcCGTTCAAGtcactgttgttgttgcatgttagcttgtatgtgtatatgaaatttctttcttaaaaacaattaccaggttttttttatgtgtgtgtgtgtgtgtgtgtgtgtggagggggggaTTACCTACTACTTTTGTGTATAATTTGCAAAATTCAGTaaagagagatttttaaaaattaaaaataaataaataaaggcaacacacaaagacaagaaatgTTATCAGAGGCCAAATTGTTCGGTTTCTCTTTGGGTTATAATGATAGAGACAAATGTTTAACgatccttttgttttttaaactaatgACTTAAACTAGTAAACAGTTATTACATCTGTTACGCACTGGCCGTGGGCTGATGACTTGTTTAATCCGCCATTTGCACCGGATTCAAACCTGCTGCTCAATACCAGCAAAAAGTGCTGATCCCTACGATTCAGCGGTCGACGCGAGAGCCGGTCCACCGACAAAACGGAAGCTTGCTTCCCAATCCTCTCGCTTTCTTCTCCGTTCAACGAGAGCGTcgggaggaagaggggaggcTGGAGTGTCCGAGGCGCCCCTGAAGGCAGCGTAGCTGTTTAACTCCcgacatttcaaaacaaacaactttaactttaacacAGAAATGAACCCGCGTCAGATTCGTCCCGAACGGAGCCGCCGACGCCGTCGGCTCGATACCCAGCAGTGTGAAGTCACCGACCGAGCTGAGGTTTACGTCTTCAACTTCAAGCCCCGTGAGCTAAGTCGGTGGGTCGGTGGTGTTAAACGTTACCGACAGCGTCTGCTCGGGCTAACTGGCGCGGCGGGTTTAGGACGGCTCGCCCCCGTGGCCGAGGCTAACTCCCGCGGCTCCCGTAAACCCACCTCACCACGGTGAACGTAAAGCTTACACCTCCGGTTCGCAGTTGAAAGCCGGGCAGTCCCGTTTCCGTCGGTGTCCACGCACCGCAGACTGAATGAAGGGGCTGTGGCGCTAACGGCTGAGCCCGTTAGCTCGCATCGCCGCAAAGTTAGCGAACAAGCTAACAACTTTGTTTACACGCAGTGAGTTGGCGGCGAGGTGGTGTCAGCACCCTGGGGTTCGGTGGGCTCGAAGCGGACTGTCCCGGCTCCCGTTAATCCATCAGGGGGGGCAGGACCCGAGGGCTGTACCGTCCCGTTGCTGCTTCTGGGGTCCACGCACAGCTGACCGACCGTATCCCGATTcctgaaaccccccccccccgccgcaGCATGTGGGAGGAGGCGGGTCAGACGTCGGACAGTCGCCATATACAGCCATGCACCGCCACGCACAGCACAGAAGAGGGCGGCAAGCCCCTGAACTAAACTGAGGCCGGGATCCCAGCATGCCACAGGGGCTACggctgtgcccccccccccgggggaAAACGTGTGTTCACCTGTGTGCATCTGTCCACATCTGTCCACTGATGTGGGATCAAGTCGAACTCAGGAGTAGGCTGAGCCTGACctcagaggaaaacacacacctgtgtggaCCCTGCAGCAGCCAAGCCGTCTCCCATGGGTTTTGGGGGGGCGACCCAAGACTTGACACCCGTTAAGCCttcattttgaatgaatgaatgaatgaatgtcagGGCTGAGCCTCCTCAGACGCCGTCCCCTGGAGCTTCCAGACTGAGAGCCTTCGGGCCAACGTCCTTGGAGCCCCCACCTCATACTGCTGCGGGGTGTCAGCCCTGTTACTGTTATTACTAAGCAGATGGTAGACAGGTGCCAGTACGGTGACGACGATTATGGTGACTGGGACAGTTGTTGTTATGGTTACTGTTGCTggttcttttctattttttaaattttgtttttatttatttgtttgtttgcctctCAGCTTTCATACAGTCGTTGTCATACACTGCCCTCCTCACACTTCCAGCATATCTACACACTTAACATAGCCTGTCTTtgtgtacacagacacatacagacacatatcCCACGTTTTCCCAACAATGACTCCATGATTTACTTTGCACTACACGATACCTGCTTCCTCTTGACGTCAACATgagttcttcttctctcttcgttttcctttcctttggtctcatgttttgcttttcgtgttctttgttgtttgacCTTTTCTGTCACACTTTTTacacataataaaatatatcatataCTGTGCGTATCATCTGACATGAAAAGGAGCGAACCATGTTGACGTaaccactttttgtttttattttctgtctcatttaaatatttttacgctgaataaaaaatataaagtattttagAGTCGCTAATATATAACCCAAAACTTCCCATATctttaataaaaatcattttacttaACTTTAACATCATGAAAATAAGTCtagtggcattttttttcctaattacACCAAATATAACTTTTTGCACTGTTATGAAAATTCTCACATCCTCATTGTGTATGATTATGAAATCTCGTGATTTCTGTTTAATGGCTATGAGAAAAGGTTGAGCAACAAGGTGTGATCCCGTTCTTCCACTCCTACCAATACAACACTAAGCAGCATTATGTGACATTAGATGATATGAAAGCAGTTTGCTTCGTGTTGACGCCTGTGTCCTATTTGGTGTCATCAAGATTTCCGAAAAAGAGGGAAACCCACAGCTGCACGGTGAAGTGCGACCTTCCCGCCTTTCCCACTGGGTCCTTGAATGCAGCAGTTCGGGAGGGCGCGGCCAACCTGACGGAGCCAGGAAGGTGATGCAGAGTGGGCGGAGTACGGACCGACACCAGCAGGTTGACGGCCTCCGCCCTCCCTCAGCGGCCGGAGAAGCTCGGCAGAGTCTCAGCGGTGAAGACGCACGGTCAACCCTCTGCTCACCTGGACAGGTAAGAAAACTAGCAGCACCAGCACTCTGCGCTGGGACCGGACCGCTAACACCTGCTGGGCCCgctcactgtctgtgtgtgtgtgtgtgtgtgtgtgtgtgtgtgtgtgtgtgtgtgtgtgtgtgtgtgtgtgtgtgtgtgtgtgtgtgtgtgtgtgtgtgtttgagtctgaAGAAGTGGTTTTCAAGCCTGGGAGCGGAGTGCGTGTCAGCATGTGACCCATATCAAGGTGTGGATCACCTGTCCACAGTTCCACGGATATTTCATAACATTCATACTATTCAACAGTCTGACTGTATCACTAATGGACTGTTCACCATCTCTACCGACCCGCATTAAAATTACTCTAATTAATGTCAATCCAGGTGATATTTTCTAGCCCGCCGTGTTTGTGCCCTTcagttaaatggaaatattcaagatATTGTTTAAATCAGTCTCTGCTTCTCCACAATCCAGCCTTTTGTAGCTTTGGGAACTTCAGGATCTCTGTTACcactaaaatatttaaaatcaagGTTCGTTGGGTCCGAACAGTGCTTGGACTAAAACTGTACGAGGGTCCAACAGGGTTTAAGGAGCTTTGTTTA includes:
- the snx21 gene encoding sorting nexin-21 isoform X3, with the translated sequence MNVDFKRETVCRNVGSLLSVVFFSLPSARERPGSVMASRLLDRLKRSLFKDGQGAGTEQEAGGGQEEEEFNEDRWEAELAEEEECVTDRLGGTLCFDGGGGGMEDGAEGEGSGLDSDSDFLGESMEEGLSSTDTSPVGVSPVGPSPSSPLTRQLQESWRNLRGLGGGSPAPSRRRLTDNLLFEVTDASVVQDGSSKYVLYTIHVIQSGGSDKTPAIITRRYSDFQRLHATLRRNHGDQMERVCFPRKKLRRNFTAETIAKRSRAFEQYLSHLCSLSTLRGALCVRQFFYLTDLQTGQLLIRRPWVRCSTPKDCKINWAGPATTTIRLRPRPRPRSIGSSLWWGCHAVSKKWTSWRRPGITATSPSVS
- the snx21 gene encoding sorting nexin-21 isoform X2, whose protein sequence is MASRLLDRLKRSLFKDGQGAGTEQEAGGGQEEEEFNEDRWEAELAEEEECVTDRLGGTLCFDGGGGGMEDGAEGEGSGLDSDSDFLGESMEEGLSSTDTSPVGVSPVGPSPSSPLTRQLQESWRNLRGLGGGSPAPSRRRLTDNLLFEVTDASVVQDGSSKYVLYTIHVIQSGGSDKTPAIITRRYSDFQRLHATLRRNHGDQMERVCFPRKKLRRNFTAETIAKRSRAFEQYLSHLCSLSTLRGALCVRQFFYLTDLQTGQLLIRVGRYQEALGPLLNAKRLQDKLGWAGYYDNQAQAPPPASFHWFFTLVGLSCCFQEVDQLEEARDHCDLALRVLTPAETQTTTEDEPLPLEDKPHPLSENPLPQTDATRPRINRPHPLLLPLLRAAVRLSWQTGKDKRHWEELLQQLEEQGAGLDNQPTVKEFLVKHNLQESEAEA
- the snx21 gene encoding sorting nexin-21 isoform X1 — encoded protein: MNVDFKRETVCRNVGSLLSVVFFSLPSARERPGSVMASRLLDRLKRSLFKDGQGAGTEQEAGGGQEEEEFNEDRWEAELAEEEECVTDRLGGTLCFDGGGGGMEDGAEGEGSGLDSDSDFLGESMEEGLSSTDTSPVGVSPVGPSPSSPLTRQLQESWRNLRGLGGGSPAPSRRRLTDNLLFEVTDASVVQDGSSKYVLYTIHVIQSGGSDKTPAIITRRYSDFQRLHATLRRNHGDQMERVCFPRKKLRRNFTAETIAKRSRAFEQYLSHLCSLSTLRGALCVRQFFYLTDLQTGQLLIRVGRYQEALGPLLNAKRLQDKLGWAGYYDNQAQAPPPASFHWFFTLVGLSCCFQEVDQLEEARDHCDLALRVLTPAETQTTTEDEPLPLEDKPHPLSENPLPQTDATRPRINRPHPLLLPLLRAAVRLSWQTGKDKRHWEELLQQLEEQGAGLDNQPTVKEFLVKHNLQESEAEA